In the Alteromonas sp. M12 genome, one interval contains:
- a CDS encoding MotA/TolQ/ExbB proton channel family protein encodes MRKLIRNTAVLLVATFAGAAFAQESKPLDLDALLKQLEQGQYQQNQQNTQREKEFVQKRAEQDQMLRDVTSQRNAQLNTSEKLETQFEENEFKLADLNDALDKRLGSLKELFGVLQQVAGDTKNKFYNSTVSAQISGRSEFLDEMAQSMGTSSKLASIEEIERVWFEIQREMTESGKVTKFTTDVVEAGGAKVNKEVVRVGPFALVSDGKYLKYEGETDTVAELIRQPADRYTDSAANLQSSDGELVSFGLDPTGGTILGLLVQAPSLEERIHQGDLVGYIIIAVGAVGILVAFWRFVVLTLVGAKVNAQLKSSKISEGNPLGRVLKVKDAHPNADTESLELHLTEAILAEVPKLGRFLTLVKMISVVAPLGGLLGTVTGMIVTFQQITLFGTGDPKIMAGGISSALITTVLGLVVAIPTTLLYALLSTQSKNIVAILQEQAAGVIAERAETQSGTKA; translated from the coding sequence ATGAGAAAATTAATTAGAAATACTGCTGTTCTTTTGGTTGCTACTTTTGCTGGAGCAGCTTTTGCTCAGGAAAGTAAACCACTAGATTTGGATGCACTGCTTAAGCAATTAGAGCAAGGCCAATACCAACAAAATCAACAAAATACTCAGCGTGAAAAAGAGTTTGTACAAAAACGTGCTGAACAAGATCAAATGCTGCGTGATGTGACCTCACAACGTAATGCTCAGTTGAACACATCTGAAAAGCTGGAAACGCAATTTGAAGAGAATGAATTCAAATTAGCAGATTTGAATGATGCTTTGGATAAACGCCTAGGTTCGTTAAAAGAACTATTCGGTGTGTTACAACAGGTTGCAGGTGACACCAAAAACAAATTTTACAACTCAACTGTTTCAGCGCAAATCTCTGGTCGTTCTGAATTTTTAGATGAAATGGCCCAGTCTATGGGGACGAGTTCTAAATTAGCTTCAATTGAAGAAATAGAGCGGGTGTGGTTTGAAATTCAACGCGAAATGACTGAGTCAGGCAAAGTCACTAAATTTACAACTGATGTTGTAGAAGCTGGTGGCGCTAAAGTCAATAAAGAAGTCGTTCGTGTAGGACCTTTTGCACTCGTGTCTGATGGCAAATACCTTAAGTACGAAGGCGAAACCGATACTGTTGCTGAATTGATTCGTCAACCTGCAGATCGTTACACAGACAGCGCCGCAAATTTACAGAGCTCTGATGGTGAATTGGTTTCATTTGGATTAGACCCAACGGGCGGAACTATTCTTGGATTGTTAGTTCAAGCGCCAAGTCTTGAAGAGCGTATTCACCAAGGTGACCTTGTGGGATATATCATTATTGCGGTTGGTGCAGTTGGTATTTTGGTCGCGTTCTGGCGTTTTGTGGTACTTACGCTTGTTGGCGCCAAAGTAAATGCACAACTTAAGTCGAGTAAAATATCTGAGGGGAATCCTTTGGGTCGCGTGCTTAAAGTGAAAGATGCTCATCCAAATGCTGACACCGAATCCTTGGAATTGCATTTAACCGAAGCCATTTTAGCTGAAGTGCCTAAATTAGGACGTTTCTTAACACTAGTAAAAATGATTTCAGTGGTTGCTCCCCTTGGTGGGTTACTTGGTACCGTTACCGGTATGATTGTGACCTTCCAACAAATTACCTTGTTTGGTACAGGTGACCCGAAAATTATGGCTGGCGGTATCTCATCGGCATTGATTACCACTGTTCTTGGTTTGGTTGTGGCCATTCCTACTACTCTGCTTTATGCATTGCTCAGTACGCAAAGCAAAAATATTGTAGCGATATTGCAAGAACAAGCAGCGGGTGTCATTGCTGAACGAGCTGAAACTCAGTCTGGCACTAAGGCATAA
- a CDS encoding MotA/TolQ/ExbB proton channel family protein encodes MFVEIFESIRDFTETGGIILLIIGALIFVMWILILERIFYVTYGHKQFKKQTISTWQARSDRNSWNAHQIRQAMISRVSLKLRFSLPIIQALVALCPLLGLMGTVTGMIVVFDVMAMSGGGNARSMAAGVSQATIPTMAGMVGALSGVFASTWLTRTAKTERLHLEDALEIQR; translated from the coding sequence ATGTTTGTAGAGATCTTTGAATCAATCCGAGACTTCACCGAAACCGGTGGGATTATCCTGCTGATAATAGGTGCCTTGATATTCGTGATGTGGATTTTGATACTCGAACGTATTTTCTATGTGACTTATGGTCATAAGCAATTTAAGAAACAGACCATTTCCACTTGGCAAGCACGTAGCGATCGAAATTCATGGAATGCGCATCAGATTAGACAAGCAATGATTTCTAGAGTCAGTCTTAAATTACGCTTCAGTCTTCCCATTATTCAGGCGTTAGTCGCGCTATGCCCTCTATTGGGTTTGATGGGAACGGTAACAGGTATGATTGTGGTATTTGATGTAATGGCCATGTCTGGTGGCGGTAACGCCCGGTCAATGGCCGCAGGGGTTTCACAAGCTACTATACCCACAATGGCTGGCATGGTGGGTGCGTTATCCGGCGTATTCGCGTCTACATGGTTAACGCGCACAGCAAAAACCGAACGTTTACATCTAGAAGATGCATTGGAGATTCAACGTTAG